The window AAATCAAGAAGTCGATAAACTGATGTAGATTTAGTAGATGGACGACGACGGACCGAGGACAAGTTAGGCTCCCAAGACTCAAGCATGTTCGCTCCAGCTGGAAACACAATTAGCTCACGGACCGTCATCGGTTGGATCACATTAGTGTCAGCTCCATAGATCAGATGAGCTAGTTCCTCTTGGGCCTTCTCTGTGTTGTGACGTCCGTCAAAGAAGAGATACGACCTTTGATACTCACATAGTTTCGAGTGAACGTTTCCCATTCCGCAACCGTACGCAGTGTGCGTCCCAACACCACAACATGATGAGTTCGCCACGTAGAACCCTATACATATAAAGAGATATGTGTTTAAACAAACCATATATGTTTcactataactttgaaatttAATGAGCAACCATTGGTATATTGATTTAATTACGGTAGTTATGAGGTCTCTGTGTCCTCCGAAGGATGGCGTTGTAGAAATCAAAGACGGTGAATTGAAAACCAGGGGATTTGGCAAACTGGTTCAACATCGGACCGATCTTCTCGTTGTGTTGTTTGGCCAAATCGTTAAGTGGCTCGTAACAGTCGTTGCCGGTTCCATGTTCTTGTCTCATGATCGGTAAACAACCCAATGGTGCTAGCAATTGAACCATGAACTTACTGGCTCCCAAGGAGTATAACAACTGTCACAcatataataaacatttttattaataatgacAAGTACATTAAGTCTTTAGCAAATTGAACTTAAAAGTAGAAAATGTATAAACTGGTGTTTATTGGCAACTTACGCCGATGTCGTTCTTTAATTTGTTCGTGACGGAAATGACAAAAGCTTGCTGAGCAGAAGCGTCTGCAGTGGGATTGGTCTTGGTGAAGTTCAAATAATCTTCTGTACCGATGTATATCATAAACAGTGATTTCTCGATGTAGTCGTCGGTCCAATTTGATTTCATGCTTCTGAACTTGTTCACTTGTTGATTCAGTGTCATCTGCGTATATAATGTGTGTGAATGTCAATAaacatgttatatatttttgtttactaTGCGCGCAcgtacaataaaaaaaatacataacatGTTTATTGACATATAACGaatatgtttatgtttttttttttgaatttgaagaTGTTTATGTTAAAAACAtggtttttgtttattattttgtaattccAACGTGGACAACCGAAGATAAAATCATCCATGGCTTCTTATTTTGCACATTTTCGCGCACTCTTTTTCTCCTAATTTTCAATCATTTGTTCTTATTTTGCAAATTACCCTAAAAAGCTTTAGCTGATTTGATcttttaaatacataaaataataaatggaAAAAGGAAAGAGATAAAAACCAGCATCTGTTACTATTAACTTTAACATAAAAGCAAAtttgttaatttgtttttaatttctcCTTTTTGGTAAAAGAAGTTTACGTGTTTTTTAGTGAAAGCTGACTTACAGATTCCACCGGAGCTCCAAGGATAGAAGCATCAGCGACGGCAAAACTAGCTCCACGTGAAAGATTAGCGCCTGGTTTAAGTGCAGGCGGGATTCCGTTCGGTATGGATATGAAGTCACCTATACAATTTACAATTCttaatgttatttttttctaatgaaCCACTGTTAATGTTATTATACTAACataacacacacatacacacacacacatatatttatatattatatatatatcgtgGAAAAGTGCATACCGATAAAATCGGGGACAATGTGGCCGTCGGAAAACTTGCCGTTAGGGTCGTCAAGGGATTTGCCATAAGGCCATTGGGTTTGTGGAggatttttctttttgcttagAAACGCTTTGTTTCCGGCGTCGTAATAAGAGTCTCCGAAAGTGAACAACGCTACCTCCGGAACACCCTCGCCGGCGTGGACGATGTTCGGATTATGGAAGATGGTTAGTACCAGTATGGCTCCTATAACACTCACAAAATCACACTTTCCTACCATCTTTGTATATTTAGTTATGCGACCATGAGGGAAAGATTATTTATTGGTCGGGTTGGTAAACTTCACACTCTCCACTTGTCATATTTATATTGCAAAAGATGATAATAATTAGCTTCACTGattgtttaaattaataaaatacattagcCAAAATCTAAATGAATCTTAACTATAACTATATAAGGCTCAAGTGGCATGTTAAGATCAGGTATACCCTACCTCAACTTTTTTGATAATTTACGAGAACAATGAAAACACTATTTAATAAAGCCCATTTCAAGAAAATATGACATTTGAGATAAATTCTACTATCACCTATATATTAATCGAGGatcatttaaaaagttgtaactttaaatttgtactaattaaaaagaaactCTGCTTAGGTGTCACTTAATTAAGATGACAATTTAGGTTACATGGCAGTTTaataatcaattgaaaaaatgttGGTCTAAATCCAATTACTATGGAATattatattaacccaaaatataagaaacgtgcattttttctttaaataaaagctacgaaattacctaataattaacatatataattatatatgataattaatgactatgaataataaagatttgataacaagtTTTGCATATTTCTtcacttttttaattttatattattaaaaaaaattaaacaatcacattaaccatat is drawn from Brassica rapa cultivar Chiifu-401-42 chromosome A05, CAAS_Brap_v3.01, whole genome shotgun sequence and contains these coding sequences:
- the LOC103870049 gene encoding GDSL esterase/lipase ESM1, whose translation is MVGKCDFVSVIGAILVLTIFHNPNIVHAGEGVPEVALFTFGDSYYDAGNKAFLSKKKNPPQTQWPYGKSLDDPNGKFSDGHIVPDFIGDFISIPNGIPPALKPGANLSRGASFAVADASILGAPVESMTLNQQVNKFRSMKSNWTDDYIEKSLFMIYIGTEDYLNFTKTNPTADASAQQAFVISVTNKLKNDIGLLYSLGASKFMVQLLAPLGCLPIMRQEHGTGNDCYEPLNDLAKQHNEKIGPMLNQFAKSPGFQFTVFDFYNAILRRTQRPHNYRFYVANSSCCGVGTHTAYGCGMGNVHSKLCEYQRSYLFFDGRHNTEKAQEELAHLIYGADTNVIQPMTVRELIVFPAGANMLESWEPNLSSVRRRPSTKSTSVYRLLDLVG